The following coding sequences lie in one Anomaloglossus baeobatrachus isolate aAnoBae1 chromosome 7, aAnoBae1.hap1, whole genome shotgun sequence genomic window:
- the LOC142246321 gene encoding histone H1.01-like, whose protein sequence is MAETAPAAAPPAAEPAAKFKKQPKKSGAAKKSKKPSGPSVSELIVNAVSASKERSGVSLAAVKKVLTARGYDVEKNNSRVKLGVKSLVTKGVLLQVKGSGASGSFKLNKKQETKDKVAKKKPAAAAKKPAAAKKAAKSPKKPKKAPTAAKKSPKKAKKPAAAKKAAKSPKKKAAPKPKKVTKSPAKKAAKPKAAKSPAKKAAKAKKPAAKK, encoded by the coding sequence ATGGCAGAGACCGCACCAGCCGCCGCTCCTCCTGCCGCCGAACCGGCCGCCAAATTTAAGAAGCAGCCGAAGAAATCCGGGGCCGCCAAGAAAAGCAAGAAACCCTCCGGTCCCAGCGTCTCCGAGCTGATTGTCAATGCCGTGTCCGCCTCTAAGGAGCGCAGTGGGGTCTCTCTGGCCGCCGTGAAGAAGGTCCTGACTGCCCGAGGCTACGATGTAGAGAAGAACAACAGCCGGGTGAAGCTGGGCGTCAAGAGTCTGGTCACCAAAGGCGTCCTGCTCCAGGTGAAGGGCAGCGGCGCCTCCGGATCCTTCAAGCTGAACAAGAAGCAGGAGACCAAGGACAAGGTGGCcaagaagaagccagcagctgCGGCCAAGAAACCCGCTGCAGCCAAGAAAGCTGCCAAATCTCCTAAGAAGCCCAAGAAGGCCCCGACCGCGGCCAAGAAGAGCccgaaaaaggccaagaagcccgCAGCTGCCAAGAAGGCGGCAAAGAGCCCCAAGAAGAAGGCAGCTCCGAAACCCAAGAAGGTGACAAAGAGCCCGGCTAAGAAGGCTGCAAAACCCAAAGCTGCCAAGAGTCCGGCTAAGAAAGCGGCGAAAGCCAAGAAGCCTGCGGCTAAGAAATAA
- the LOC142246322 gene encoding histone H2A type 2-B-like → MSGRGKQGGKARAKAKTRSSRAGLQFPVGRVHRLLRKGNYAERVGAGAPVYLAAVLEYLTAEILELAGNAARDNKKTRIIPRHLQLAVRNDEELNRLLGGVTIAQGGVLPNIQAVLLPKKTESGKKGK, encoded by the coding sequence atgtctggacgcggcaaacaaggagggaaggcccgcgctaaggccaagacccgctcatcccgggcaggactgcagttcccggttggtcgtgtgcacaggcttctccgcaagggcaattacgccgagagagtgggcgccggcgctccggtctacctggccgctgtgctcgagtatctgaccgctgagatcctggaattggccggcaatgctgcccgggacaacaagaagacccgcatcatcccccggcacctgcagctggccgtgcgcaatgacgaggagctgaacaggctgctgggtggggtgaccattgcccagggaggcgtcctgcccaacatccaggccgtgctgctgcccaagaagacCGAGAGCGGCAAGAAGGGAAAGTGA